A window of the Cicer arietinum cultivar CDC Frontier isolate Library 1 chromosome 6, Cicar.CDCFrontier_v2.0, whole genome shotgun sequence genome harbors these coding sequences:
- the LOC101505863 gene encoding uncharacterized protein: protein MQVSNHHHDLEPWHNLAGKVVLVTGASAGIGRVFCLDLARAGCRVIAAARRVDRLASLCDEINQGVQLVDQERSLRAVAVEIDVAADGSVIENYVKKAWEVFGHIDVVINNAGFRGNVSSPLELSEEEWNKVFRTNITGTWLVSKYVCKLMRDAKIKGSIINISSIAGLDRGQLPGATAYACSKGAVNMLTKVMALELGAHKIRVNSISPGLFKSEITADLMEKHWLLNVAKKTVPLRSFGTSNPALTSIVRYLIHDSSEYVTGNIFIVDAGATIPGVPIYSSL, encoded by the exons ATGCAAGTTTCCAACCACCACCACGACTTAGAACCGTGGCACAATCTCGCCGGAAAAGTCGTGCTCGTCACTGGCGCTTCTGCCGGAATCGGCCGTGTATTCTGTCTCGATCTCGCTCGAGCCGGCTGCCGTGTCATTGCTGCGGCTCGTCGGGTAGATCGCTTAGCGTCGCTCTGCGATGAAATCAATCAAGGAGTGCAGTTGGTGGATCAGGAAAGAAGCCTCCGTGCCGTTGCCGTAGAAATTGATGTCGCCGCCGACGGCTCCGTCATTGAGAATTACGTTAAGAAGGCGTGGGAGGTTTTTGGGCATATTGATGTGGTGATTAATAACGCGGGTTTTAGAG GAAATGTGAGTTCACCCTTGGAATTATCTGAGGAAGAATGGAATAAAGTATTTAGAACAAACATAACCGGTACATGGTTGGTGTCAAAGTATGTATGCAAGCTCATGCGTGatgcaaaaataaaaggatCAATTATCAATATCTCTTCAATTGCTGGCTTAGATCGAGGCCAACTGCCTGGAGCTACTGCATATGCATGTTCAAAGGGAGCTGTCAATATGCTAACAAAg GTGATGGCATTGGAATTGGGGGCACACAAAATCAGAGTGAATTCAATATCACCTGGACTTTTCAAATCTGAAATTACTGCAGATTTGATGGAGAAACATTGGCTACTTAATGTTGCCAAAAAAACAGTACCATTGAGAAGTTTTGGCACTTCAAATCCAGCATTAACTTCAATAGTTCGATATTTAATTCACGATTCTTCTGAATATGTGActggaaatatttttattgttgatgCTGGTGCAACCATACCGGGCGTGCCTATTTATTCCTCACTATGA